GCCAGACGGCCTGTCCCGATTTCCATACCTGTTCATACCGAGATCACCGCCCTATTCCCACAGCAGTCGCAACGAAGATCACATCTGCGAGCGGGCTCGCCCCGCCACTCCCGGCGCCGATCGGCGTCGGAGCCACGACGAACCGGCGGCACATCACGTTGACGCACCCGTGGAACAGGGCCACCCGGTCAACTACGTGCCCGAGACGATCGTACCGCGCTGATCACCTGCACCAGATAGAGCACACCAGCCCACACGTACAGCGCCCCGCCCCAGCAGGTGAAGGCGTAGGCCAGCGGCTGAGCGATCCAGTCCAGCGCGAAGTCCCCCTGGACCAGCAGCAGCAGCGGGAAGGCGTACATCAGGCAGAAAGTGGCCGCTTTGCCCAGGTAGTGCACGTCGGGGGGCTCGAATCCGTGGTAACGCAGCACCGGAAGGCACGACGTCAGCAGCACATCACGCGCGATCAACGCGGCCGCGGCCCACCAGGGAACCACCCCGCGGAGCACGAAGGCCACCAACGTCGCCACTATGTACAGCCTGTCGGCGGCGGGGTCGAGCAGCTGGCCCACCCTGCTGTACTGGCCGAGCCAGCGAGCCAGCTTGCCGTCCAACCAGTCGGTGACGCCACTGATCACCAGAACCAGCAGGGCGAACAGGTCCCACTGCGGCCCGAGAAGCAACCACAGGAAAGCCGGAACCCCGGCCAGGCGCAACGCGCTCAGCGCGTTGGGCACGGTCCACCACGGATCGCTCCAGACGTCCGCGGCGACCTCCTTGATGCGGTCCATCCCCTGCTCTGGGGGGTCCCCCCGTTCCTGGGACCGCTGAGCGTCCCGAGAGTTCGAAGCCGATCCCGCAGTGGTGCCGTCGGCGTCTTGCACCACGAGACCCTCCCCCTGTGAGCGGGCGGGCCGCACCCTCGCGGAACGGTCCCACCATCCGTGACGACGTCCTCCGCGGTCACGCCCGGACGTGTCACCTTACCTGCCTGCTCAGGGTGCCATACGCTCCCCGCTCACTCGGGCCCGGCACCATCGCGGACGGGCGGGGACGGGCCGAATCGGAGCGGCTCCCGCGGACGGGGCACTGCCGCGGCCGGAGACTCGTCCGGCCCGTCGGTTTCCTCAACGGGCGGGCAGCCTCCACCCTCGGCGTTGGAGCTCGGAGTCGCTGAGAAAGCGCGGACGCCCCCTGTCGTCCACACCGACCCAGCGCGAGCGCCCTCCGATTCCCTCGAGGACGAAGGGGTGGCCACCACTCCACACGACGGAGCAGGGAGCGGTGGGAAGGGCCGTGGCCCCCGGGTCGACACCGTTGTCCGACCCCGATTCCGCTGATGTGTCACCGCGCATCTGAGTCAACACCTCCGCCGGGACGGTCCCCGACCGCTTCGGATGTGAGAGGTCTTCCCTGCACCTGCCGATTGTGCGCGCTGCTCGGCCGGCTGTCCCGCCGCGCGGAGCGCGTTGCGCCGGGCGGTCACCGGGACGCGCCGAGTCGGCACCGAGGGCCGCGCGAGCGATCCGCCGCACCGATGGGCGCACGGCGGACCACGTACCGCTCGGCGTGGCTCGCGACGCCACGAGCGGTGCTCGCCCGCCACCTACCCCGGGAACGGAGCGGGGAACGCAGATCCCCCTATCAATCAATTGTCGACAATCCGATCCGATTTTTGTTCGTCCTCGCACAATTCAGTCGTTCTCGAGCACTGCACCGCGGCCCGAATGAATTGATGACCACCAAAAATGGAGGCCACCCCTCTGACCGCCCGCCGCATCACCCC
The sequence above is a segment of the Actinopolyspora saharensis genome. Coding sequences within it:
- a CDS encoding CDP-alcohol phosphatidyltransferase family protein translates to MVQDADGTTAGSASNSRDAQRSQERGDPPEQGMDRIKEVAADVWSDPWWTVPNALSALRLAGVPAFLWLLLGPQWDLFALLVLVISGVTDWLDGKLARWLGQYSRVGQLLDPAADRLYIVATLVAFVLRGVVPWWAAAALIARDVLLTSCLPVLRYHGFEPPDVHYLGKAATFCLMYAFPLLLLVQGDFALDWIAQPLAYAFTCWGGALYVWAGVLYLVQVISAVRSSRARS